Proteins encoded by one window of Ignavibacteriota bacterium:
- a CDS encoding NADH-quinone oxidoreductase subunit N: protein MYDAIVNDLLNSLGLFRPELALLATFVLVIIADLVFKNNKVNAGISILGSLVTAVFLIMQSGIVSGAFQNLTSVDPFADFFKMIIIISTILVLVMSEFSEELHKRDVWMGEYYMLVLGMAIGMFLLAGASNLILIYLAVETMSMSSYVLAGYTKEIKRSSEASLKYVIFGSLSSGIMIYGMSLMFGMTGSLNIYEIQTYFMQYGFSELSVFISGLMIIAGFAYKISAVPFHFWTPDVYEGSPVSITAYLSVASKAAGFAIFIRFMRLAFLDTNASSEANWALLEGLPWDYIIAIFAIATMTLGNFVALWQSNVKRMLAYSSIAHAGYLLMGVVVMSSSGIMSILVYFFFYMLMNFGAFFVVMLFAHKIGSEELDDYEGLGYRAPVMATFMTIFMVSLTGLPPTAGFVGKLVLFGAVLEGGWYWMAVIGVLNSVISLFYYAKVIRNMWVRKVEAKKEPFSFSYASQLVVFMLALPTLIFGLFYGPILRWAEFSVKMFLGN, encoded by the coding sequence ATGTACGATGCAATTGTCAATGACTTATTAAACAGTCTCGGGTTATTCAGACCCGAGCTGGCATTGCTTGCAACTTTTGTCTTGGTAATTATTGCAGACTTAGTATTCAAAAATAACAAGGTAAATGCCGGCATTTCAATTTTAGGAAGTTTAGTAACTGCTGTGTTTTTGATTATGCAGTCCGGAATTGTTTCCGGAGCATTTCAAAATCTTACATCAGTTGACCCCTTTGCTGACTTCTTTAAAATGATTATTATCATTTCGACTATACTTGTGCTTGTGATGTCGGAGTTTAGTGAAGAACTTCATAAGCGTGATGTATGGATGGGCGAGTATTATATGCTTGTTCTTGGTATGGCAATTGGTATGTTTTTGCTTGCCGGTGCATCAAATCTCATATTGATTTACCTTGCTGTCGAAACTATGAGTATGAGTTCTTATGTTCTTGCAGGATATACTAAGGAAATAAAACGCTCAAGTGAAGCCTCACTGAAGTATGTTATTTTTGGTTCGCTATCTTCGGGTATTATGATTTATGGTATGTCGCTGATGTTTGGTATGACAGGTTCCTTGAATATTTACGAAATTCAGACATACTTCATGCAGTACGGATTTAGTGAACTATCAGTATTTATTTCAGGGCTTATGATTATTGCAGGTTTTGCGTATAAAATATCCGCTGTACCTTTCCATTTCTGGACACCTGACGTTTATGAAGGCTCACCTGTTTCGATAACTGCATATTTATCAGTAGCATCTAAAGCTGCGGGTTTTGCAATCTTTATCAGATTTATGCGACTTGCTTTCCTTGATACTAATGCATCAAGCGAGGCAAATTGGGCATTGCTCGAAGGACTACCATGGGATTATATAATTGCTATATTTGCAATTGCCACAATGACGCTTGGCAATTTTGTAGCTCTCTGGCAAAGTAATGTCAAACGTATGCTCGCTTATTCATCAATCGCTCATGCCGGCTACTTGCTGATGGGTGTTGTTGTTATGTCAAGTTCAGGTATTATGAGCATACTGGTATATTTCTTCTTCTATATGCTTATGAATTTCGGTGCTTTCTTTGTTGTAATGTTATTTGCCCATAAGATTGGCAGTGAAGAACTCGATGATTACGAAGGACTCGGTTACAGGGCTCCTGTTATGGCTACGTTTATGACAATATTTATGGTTTCGCTAACCGGTCTTCCGCCTACTGCGGGTTTTGTTGGTAAACTTGTACTTTTCGGTGCAGTACTTGAAGGTGGGTGGTATTGGATGGCGGTAATTGGTGTTCTCAATAGTGTTATTTCACTTTTCTACTATGCCAAAGTTATTCGCAATATGTGGGTCAGAAAAGTTGAAGCAAAGAAAGAACCATTCTCTTTCTCTTATGCAAGCCAATTAGTTGTGTTTATGCTGGCTCTACCTACTTTGATTTTCGGTTTGTTCTACGGACCAATTTTGAGATGGGCTGAGTTCTCAGTCAAAATGTTCTTAGGCAACTAA